The Proteiniphilum propionicum genome contains the following window.
GACTTATTTAATTGGAAGTGCAGGAAAAATGCTAATTGTTGATTCCATCTGTAATTAGCAAATTTACAATGTACAAAAAATGGCAATGTTGAGTGTACAACTTTTGGCAATATCCAATGTACAGGTTTAACATTACATTAACTATCTCTTTTTTATTGTATTCAACTGTTTTTTTATTCTTTCTCAAGGAAAGTTTTCCGGTTGTCCATACGGTAACCGTTTCCCTCGAACCTGATCACCTCGCAACGATATAGCAGTCGATCCAGGATGGCTGTGGCTAACACTTCATCATCCAGTGTCTCCGCCCACTGGCTGGGTGACTTGTTAGTGGTGATGATGATCGAGCACTGCTCATGCAGGTGATTGATCAGATTGAACAGAGCCACCGCTTCACTCTTTTGCACCGGGAACATCATGATGTCATCTATGGCAATCAGGTGTGCCTTGGTGTATCGCTTGTAGGTGCTCATTGCCGATGAGATGATTTCTTTCCTGTTGAGCACGCCTATCAGGTCAGCCATGGTGGTAAAATAGGCCCTATAACCTTTCTTGATGGCATCATTGACCAGTCCCCCGGCCAGGTATGTTTTGCCCGTACCGCTTGGACCCATCAGCACCAGGTTGTATAGCTGATCGACCCAGAGCAGCTCCCTGAGCTGTGTCATCTGCCTTATGCCGATGCTGCTCGAGGCCTTGTAATCGTACTCGTCAAGCTCGTGTGCACGTGGCAGACGGGCCAGTTTAGTCCTGCGCCGGTAATCATTCAGCTGTCGCTGCTCTAGCTCTTTTATAAGCATGTTCTCCAGGAAGTCCGCGTATCCCGGTGTATCTATACTCGCCTGGTGAAGCATCGGCTGCAAGTTTTTGCTCAGGTATCCCAAACGAAGTATGCCGGCATATTGCTTCATGTTTTCTATCTGCTTCATAGCTCCATGATTTGATCGTACCGGTTTATCTTGCTTCTCTCGGGGATGTATGCATCCGTGTCATACTGACTTGTTTGAACACCGTCATGCAACACGCTTACAACAGGCAAGGGCTTCTTCTCCCGGCGTTTTAACTCCCGGTAATGTGATGCGGCTTCTTTCAGGTAAAGGGCGTTGTAGAGCCCATTGTCGAGGCAGTAATCAAGTGCACTGCCAACGATCTCTTCACCATATTCGCCCATCACCTCCCTTATCATTTTCAGATTGTCTCTCAGATAACGGGGCTTATACTTGTGTATCTCCTCTATGAACAGGTACAAAGTGTTGTTGCCCTTCCAGATCGATAGGACTTCCTGCTTGAAGACCTCGAGCCTGGAGTCCCGATCCCGTCGATAAGTTGTGCTACCGATTACCTTGCCTTTTTCAAGACTGACGGGGTGCTCGGCCAGAAGGATGCCTTGCCGGTTGGAAAGCGAAAGGGTGCCATCCTTGACCTTGAGTAATACCTCCGGTCCCTTCCCGTTATAGGTGCCATATGGGACCCTGTAGAAGTTCCCCTTGTAACTGATTGTGTTATCTTTTTCTCACCGTGTAGGTGGGAATCTCATCCCGGGGGATTGCCGGTGAGGGGCGAAAAAAGGAGAGATGCTCCTTTTCAATCAACCACACATCGTGGGGCAGGCGCTTCGTCGTGGCATGTTTGGTGCCGTTCGCCTTGCGCTCCAACCAGCTCAGGACTTCCTCGTTGAGGCGATCTATATCGTGAAAGGTACGCGCGCGAAGAAAGTTGTTTTTTACGTATCCTACCACGTTCTCAACCCGGCCTTTGCTCTGGGGATCGGCCTTGCGGCAGAACTCAACGCTGATACCACGTTCATCCCTGTAGCGACGAAAATCATCAGCCAGGAGATAATCGCCAAGGTTCTCACTTTTCAGAAACACTGAGTCCTGATCATAGAGAAGCTTCCCGGGGATACCCTCTATATACCTGAAGGCCTGCTCGTGAGCCTGGACGGCTGTTTTCCCGGTGAAGGGAGTTGTTTGGAAAAACACATATTTGTAGCGACTGCGTGACAGG
Protein-coding sequences here:
- the istA gene encoding IS21 family transposase, with protein sequence MKTQIHDLRKVRMWYEVKELSSNPGNSDSKIAKKLGIDRRTVSRYKKMSEEEFHEFSMKQRVYELVLSPYYPDVLSLLSIDNGLPAAVIEDQLKEKYPDLPKVNSKTVYNFVQHVRRQEKIPVPEKIRQTEALEEFAYGSQAQVDFGTAQMRRLDGSRRRVYFFALVLSRSRYKYVFFQTTPFTGKTAVQAHEQAFRYIEGIPGKLLYDQDSVFLKSENLGDYLLADDFRRYRDERGISVEFCRKADPQSKGRVENVVGYVKNNFLRARTFHDIDRLNEEVLSWLERKANGTKHATTKRLPHDVWLIEKEHLSFFRPSPAIPRDEIPTYTVRKR
- the istB gene encoding IS21-like element helper ATPase IstB, coding for MKQIENMKQYAGILRLGYLSKNLQPMLHQASIDTPGYADFLENMLIKELEQRQLNDYRRRTKLARLPRAHELDEYDYKASSSIGIRQMTQLRELLWVDQLYNLVLMGPSGTGKTYLAGGLVNDAIKKGYRAYFTTMADLIGVLNRKEIISSAMSTYKRYTKAHLIAIDDIMMFPVQKSEAVALFNLINHLHEQCSIIITTNKSPSQWAETLDDEVLATAILDRLLYRCEVIRFEGNGYRMDNRKTFLEKE